In Desulfovibrio sp. 86, the following proteins share a genomic window:
- a CDS encoding NAD(P)H-dependent flavin oxidoreductase, whose translation MSFPALKIGHLTAKIPVVQGGMGVGISLSGLASAVANQGGIGVIAGAMIGMKEPDVAKDPLTANLRALRTEIEKARQMTNGIVGVNLMVALTTFSQMVRTTIESKADIIFSGAGLPLDMPKHLLQACEEKKEEFKTKLVPIVSSARAASVIAKKWISRFNYVPDAFVVEGPKAGGHLGFKPEELQDPAHALEVLVPQVVETVKPLEDKYGKAVPIIAAGGVYSGEDIKKFLDLGASGVQMGTRFVATHECDADERFKLSYLAATDEDVTIIKSPVGMPGRALINSFIRASREGNKKPFKCVFHCVHTCEQEKTPYCIAQALINAMKGNLERGFAFCGANVSRVNKIISVRELMDSLQHEFDDAMASLSKSVQNMFNGKN comes from the coding sequence ATGTCTTTTCCAGCATTGAAAATAGGACATCTCACCGCCAAAATTCCTGTGGTACAGGGCGGCATGGGTGTTGGCATATCGCTTTCCGGTTTGGCTTCTGCTGTGGCCAATCAGGGCGGCATCGGCGTTATCGCCGGAGCCATGATCGGCATGAAGGAGCCTGACGTAGCCAAGGACCCTCTTACTGCCAACCTGCGCGCCCTACGCACTGAAATTGAAAAAGCCCGCCAGATGACCAACGGCATTGTGGGCGTCAACCTCATGGTTGCGCTGACCACGTTCAGTCAGATGGTGCGCACCACCATAGAAAGCAAGGCCGATATCATCTTTTCCGGCGCGGGCCTGCCGCTGGACATGCCCAAGCATCTCCTCCAGGCGTGCGAAGAAAAAAAAGAAGAATTCAAAACCAAGCTGGTGCCCATCGTCTCCTCGGCGCGCGCGGCTTCCGTCATTGCCAAAAAATGGATTTCCCGCTTCAACTACGTGCCTGACGCCTTTGTGGTCGAAGGCCCCAAGGCTGGCGGCCACCTCGGCTTCAAGCCCGAAGAACTGCAGGATCCCGCGCACGCGCTGGAAGTGCTTGTGCCTCAGGTTGTTGAAACCGTGAAGCCCCTGGAAGACAAGTACGGCAAGGCTGTACCCATCATTGCCGCCGGTGGCGTATACTCCGGCGAAGACATCAAAAAATTCCTCGATCTTGGCGCTTCCGGCGTGCAGATGGGCACCCGTTTTGTGGCCACCCACGAGTGCGACGCCGATGAGCGCTTCAAGCTGTCGTACCTTGCCGCCACGGATGAAGACGTCACCATTATCAAAAGCCCCGTGGGCATGCCCGGGCGCGCCCTGATCAACAGCTTCATCCGGGCCTCGCGCGAAGGCAACAAAAAGCCTTTCAAATGCGTCTTCCACTGTGTGCACACGTGTGAACAGGAAAAGACGCCGTATTGCATCGCCCAGGCGCTCATCAACGCCATGAAGGGCAATCTTGAACGCGGTTTCGCCTTCTGCGGCGCCAACGTGTCGCGGGTAAACAAGATTATCTCTGTCCGGGAACTTATGGACAGCCTACAGCACGAATTCGATGATGCCATGGCCTCATTGAGCAAGAGCGTACAAAATATGTTCAACGGCAAAAACTGA
- a CDS encoding phosphoribosylformylglycinamidine synthase subunit PurQ, with amino-acid sequence MGMVNTLVITGYGTNSHLETAHAARLAGADRADVVHFSDIVAAKVRLADYHLLVFPGGFLDGDDLGAAQAAVMRWRYLKDAQGVPLLQSLRDFLEQGKLILGICNGFQLLVKLGVLPALGGMRFERQVSLGHNDSARYEDRWVHLLPNAKSPCVFTKDMPMLCMPVRHGEGKLVPRDAECLRRLESENLIALQYADPETKQPTQEYPLNPNGAALAIAGLTDPTGRVLGLMPHPEAFHHVTNHPAWTRGELDPPGTLLFVNAVRYLRGQ; translated from the coding sequence ATGGGCATGGTCAATACACTGGTCATCACCGGCTACGGAACAAATTCTCATCTTGAAACGGCCCATGCAGCCCGCCTGGCCGGTGCAGACAGAGCCGATGTGGTTCACTTTTCAGACATTGTGGCAGCCAAGGTTCGTCTGGCTGATTATCACTTGCTGGTTTTTCCCGGTGGATTCCTCGATGGCGATGACCTGGGCGCAGCCCAGGCCGCTGTAATGCGCTGGCGTTACCTCAAGGACGCGCAAGGCGTTCCACTGCTGCAAAGCTTGCGCGACTTTCTGGAGCAGGGCAAGCTCATTTTGGGCATTTGCAATGGTTTTCAGTTGCTGGTCAAGCTTGGCGTTCTGCCGGCCCTTGGGGGCATGCGCTTTGAACGCCAGGTTTCGCTTGGGCACAATGATTCGGCCCGCTATGAAGACCGCTGGGTACATTTGTTGCCCAATGCGAAAAGCCCCTGTGTCTTCACCAAGGATATGCCCATGCTGTGCATGCCTGTGCGCCACGGCGAAGGCAAACTTGTGCCGCGCGATGCGGAGTGCCTGCGCCGCCTTGAATCGGAAAATCTTATTGCGCTGCAGTATGCCGATCCCGAAACAAAGCAGCCAACGCAGGAATATCCTCTCAATCCCAACGGCGCGGCCCTGGCCATCGCCGGGCTTACCGACCCCACTGGCAGGGTGCTCGGGCTTATGCCGCACCCCGAAGCCTTCCATCACGTGACCAATCATCCCGCCTGGACGCGCGGCGAGCTGGACCCTCCGGGAACGCTGCTCTTCGTCAATGCCGTGCGCTATCTGCGCGGCCAATAA
- a CDS encoding CTP synthase: MKTKFIFVTGGVLSSLGKGLAASSLGALLKTRGLTVTIQKLDPYINVDPGTMNPFQHGEVFVTDDGAETDLDLGHYERYLNVPMSRKNNTTSGAIYNQVIAKERRGDYLGATVQVIPHITDEIKNVVLSLAEGEDAPDVAIIEIGGTVGDIEGLPFLEAIRQLRSDLGRDNCLNIHLTLVPYLRSAGEHKTKPTQHSVKELLSIGIQPDIILCRCEQSISEELRRKIALFCNVDQDAVFSSVDVNNIYEVPLKFYEEGFDQKVAIMLRLPARNAHLEAWKKLVSDCADPKGTVTIAIVGKYVDLKEAYKSLHEALIHGGVANRVQVNLRYVNSENIDASNVAEHLKGCNGILVPGGFGYRGVEGKIVAIRYAREKKVPFFGICLGMQCAVIEFARHVAEMADANSEEFDHRSKHKVIYLMTEWYDFRTKNVEKRDAGSDKGGTMRLGAYPCKVLPNSRAFEAYKKELVEERHRHRYEFNNEFKEALAEKGMVFSGTSPDGNLVEIVELPDHPWFLGCQFHPEFKSRPMDAHPLFREFITAAKKHAKV, from the coding sequence ATGAAAACGAAATTTATCTTTGTGACGGGCGGAGTTCTGTCATCTCTGGGCAAGGGGCTTGCGGCCTCCTCACTGGGCGCGCTGCTGAAAACCCGTGGCCTTACGGTAACCATACAGAAGCTTGATCCCTATATTAACGTTGACCCCGGCACCATGAACCCCTTCCAGCACGGCGAGGTTTTCGTCACTGACGACGGCGCTGAAACCGACCTGGATCTGGGGCATTACGAACGCTACCTCAACGTGCCCATGTCGCGGAAAAACAATACCACCTCAGGGGCCATCTACAATCAGGTCATCGCCAAGGAACGTCGCGGCGACTATCTGGGCGCCACGGTACAGGTTATTCCCCACATTACCGACGAGATCAAAAACGTGGTTCTGTCCCTGGCTGAAGGGGAGGATGCCCCGGATGTGGCCATCATTGAAATCGGCGGCACCGTCGGCGACATTGAAGGACTGCCCTTCCTTGAGGCCATACGTCAGCTGCGTTCCGATCTTGGCCGTGACAACTGCCTCAACATCCATCTTACCCTTGTGCCCTATCTGCGCTCCGCTGGCGAGCACAAGACCAAGCCTACCCAACACAGCGTAAAAGAGCTTCTTTCTATCGGCATTCAACCCGATATCATCCTTTGCCGCTGTGAGCAGAGCATCTCCGAAGAACTGCGCCGCAAGATCGCCCTCTTCTGTAACGTCGATCAGGACGCCGTGTTCTCCTCGGTGGATGTGAACAATATTTACGAAGTGCCCCTGAAGTTTTATGAGGAAGGCTTTGACCAGAAAGTGGCAATCATGCTGCGCCTACCAGCGCGCAACGCCCATCTTGAAGCCTGGAAAAAGCTCGTCAGCGACTGCGCCGACCCCAAGGGCACGGTTACCATCGCCATTGTGGGCAAGTACGTGGACCTGAAAGAAGCGTACAAAAGCCTGCATGAAGCCCTGATCCACGGCGGCGTGGCCAACCGTGTTCAGGTGAACCTGCGCTACGTGAATTCCGAAAACATCGACGCCAGCAATGTGGCGGAACATCTGAAAGGCTGCAACGGCATTCTGGTTCCCGGCGGTTTTGGCTACCGTGGCGTCGAAGGCAAGATTGTGGCCATCCGGTACGCACGTGAAAAAAAGGTGCCCTTCTTTGGCATCTGCCTTGGCATGCAGTGCGCCGTCATCGAATTTGCCCGCCATGTGGCGGAAATGGCTGACGCAAACTCCGAAGAATTCGATCACCGCTCCAAGCACAAGGTCATCTACCTCATGACCGAATGGTACGACTTCCGTACCAAGAATGTTGAAAAACGCGATGCGGGCAGCGACAAGGGCGGCACCATGCGCCTTGGAGCATACCCGTGCAAGGTTCTGCCCAACTCCCGCGCGTTTGAGGCGTACAAGAAAGAACTGGTTGAAGAACGCCACCGCCACCGCTATGAATTCAATAATGAATTCAAGGAAGCTCTGGCGGAAAAGGGCATGGTTTTCAGCGGCACCTCGCCTGACGGAAACCTTGTGGAGATCGTGGAACTGCCCGACCACCCCTGGTTTTTGGGCTGCCAGTTCCACCCCGAATTCAAATCCAGGCCCATGGACGCGCATCCGCTTTTCCGTGAATTTATCACGGCAGCCAAAAAGCACGCCAAGGTGTAA
- the rpoN gene encoding RNA polymerase factor sigma-54, whose translation MALELRQQLKLTQQLVMTPQLQQAIKLLQLSRMELLETVQQEMLDNPFLEESQGDDISTDPGEDRREKAAEEVYDQDLAKDADWEDYLGEFASTPRLVQPREYEVAEDISPLEARYSAKPTLEGHLMWQLRLSSLTEAQKDIGEVIIGNLSSAGYLHASLEEIAQMTESEPADVQTVLEKIQLFDPVGVAARDARECLIVQIKSLKYDRDPILLELVRSHLEDLEAKRYKPLLRKFKLDMEELKEYLDIIQSLDPLPGASFGGGEPTYVSPDVFVYKMGDEFVILLNEDGLPQLQLSNMSQMDLKGSSDKEKEYCTEKMRSASWLIKSLYQRQRTLYKVMESIVRHQQPFFEDGVTRLAPLILKDIADDISMHESTVSRITTNKYVATPHGIFELKFFFNSGLELDDGSQVGSESVKALIKKFISDEDARSPLSDERIGEMLKEHLKVNIARRTVAKYRTALDIPSSSRRKEHF comes from the coding sequence ATGGCACTGGAACTTCGACAGCAACTAAAACTGACTCAGCAGCTCGTGATGACCCCGCAATTGCAGCAGGCCATCAAGCTGCTCCAGCTCTCACGCATGGAGCTTCTTGAGACTGTGCAGCAGGAAATGCTGGACAATCCTTTTCTTGAAGAATCCCAGGGCGATGACATTTCGACAGATCCTGGGGAAGACAGGCGGGAAAAAGCCGCCGAAGAGGTGTACGACCAAGACCTGGCCAAGGATGCCGACTGGGAGGATTATCTGGGAGAGTTCGCCAGCACTCCCCGCCTTGTACAGCCACGTGAGTACGAGGTTGCCGAAGATATTTCTCCCCTCGAAGCGCGCTATTCGGCCAAGCCCACCCTTGAAGGGCACCTGATGTGGCAATTGCGTCTTTCCTCACTCACCGAAGCGCAAAAAGACATAGGCGAAGTCATCATCGGCAACCTTTCTTCAGCGGGCTATCTGCATGCCAGCCTGGAAGAAATCGCGCAGATGACGGAATCGGAACCGGCAGACGTTCAGACAGTGCTTGAAAAGATACAACTGTTTGATCCCGTTGGCGTAGCCGCCCGCGATGCCCGTGAATGCCTGATCGTACAGATAAAAAGCCTGAAGTATGACCGCGACCCCATATTGCTTGAACTGGTGCGCTCGCACCTGGAGGACCTTGAGGCCAAGCGCTACAAGCCCCTGCTGCGCAAATTCAAGCTGGATATGGAGGAACTGAAAGAATATCTGGACATCATCCAGAGCCTTGATCCCCTGCCTGGGGCCAGTTTTGGCGGTGGCGAGCCGACCTATGTGAGCCCTGATGTTTTTGTGTACAAAATGGGTGATGAGTTCGTCATTCTGCTCAATGAGGACGGCTTGCCGCAGTTGCAGCTTTCCAACATGAGCCAGATGGACTTGAAGGGATCCTCGGATAAGGAAAAGGAATACTGTACAGAAAAAATGCGTTCGGCCAGCTGGCTCATCAAGAGCCTCTATCAGCGCCAGCGCACCCTGTACAAGGTGATGGAGAGCATTGTTCGTCACCAGCAGCCTTTTTTCGAGGATGGCGTGACGCGCCTGGCTCCGCTTATTCTCAAGGACATTGCTGACGACATCAGTATGCATGAATCCACGGTAAGCCGCATCACGACAAACAAGTATGTGGCGACGCCGCACGGAATTTTTGAACTGAAATTTTTCTTCAACAGCGGCCTGGAGCTTGATGACGGCAGCCAGGTCGGCTCCGAGAGCGTCAAGGCTCTCATCAAGAAATTCATTTCTGACGAAGATGCCAGGTCTCCCCTGAGCGATGAGCGCATCGGCGAGATGCTGAAAGAGCACCTCAAGGTCAACATTGCACGGCGCACTGTGGCCAAATACCGCACCGCTCTTGATATTCCGTCATCTTCAAGACGCAAGGAACATTTCTAA
- the hpf gene encoding ribosome hibernation-promoting factor, HPF/YfiA family, giving the protein MNISFAFKNFEASDHLKKYARRRMEKLGRFFGKSSGLEVSVVLTVDKFRHRCEVTVVGEGLHINATEQTSDMYAAIDLVTDKVEAQIKRQVSRVKTQRRKARSDDVDVFTYNLDADAEVAQPVEGTDRLATKPLHLDEALMQLDSIGSEFLVFFNAENGRINVVYRTRTSSYALIDPVL; this is encoded by the coding sequence ATGAACATCTCTTTTGCCTTCAAAAACTTTGAAGCCTCCGACCATCTTAAAAAGTATGCCCGACGCCGCATGGAAAAGCTGGGGCGTTTTTTTGGCAAGTCTTCCGGTCTTGAGGTAAGCGTTGTGCTTACCGTTGACAAATTTCGCCACCGCTGCGAAGTGACAGTTGTCGGCGAAGGATTGCATATAAACGCAACGGAACAGACTTCAGATATGTACGCCGCCATCGACCTTGTGACAGACAAGGTCGAGGCGCAGATCAAGCGCCAGGTTTCACGGGTCAAGACGCAGCGCCGCAAGGCACGCTCCGACGATGTTGACGTCTTTACCTATAACCTCGACGCAGACGCTGAAGTGGCGCAACCGGTTGAAGGCACTGACCGCCTCGCCACCAAGCCGCTGCACCTTGACGAGGCGCTTATGCAGCTTGACTCCATTGGCAGTGAGTTTCTGGTGTTTTTCAACGCCGAAAACGGCCGCATCAACGTGGTGTACCGCACCCGCACGAGCAGCTACGCGCTGATTGACCCCGTCTTATAA
- the rapZ gene encoding RNase adapter RapZ yields the protein MTATTKQPQKTPAAHPAAELPVAVCIVTGLSGAGKSTALKVFEDMGHFVVDGLPASLAPEMVSMMSRPSMSHFKGIALGMDLRQSNFLDEINEALSDLTAQNIRPMLLFLECNVQELLRRYATTRRPHPLEREGMGLETALLSERNSLRPLREMADLVVDTSRFSIHDLRRAIQKRWSDSKSKLRAIKVNIISFGFKYGVPREADFVFDLRFLSNPYFVEELRPLSGKDKAVAQYVFDKPNAREFRAKLMDLLLFMLPLMEAEGRYRVTIAVGCTGGRHRSVAMAEEITQALKQADYPTTLEHRHLELG from the coding sequence ATGACTGCCACCACAAAGCAGCCACAAAAAACACCGGCTGCGCACCCCGCAGCCGAACTGCCGGTGGCCGTGTGCATTGTCACCGGCCTTTCCGGCGCGGGCAAAAGTACGGCCCTGAAAGTATTTGAGGATATGGGGCACTTTGTGGTGGACGGGTTGCCGGCAAGCCTGGCCCCCGAAATGGTAAGCATGATGTCTCGCCCTTCCATGAGCCATTTCAAGGGAATAGCCCTTGGCATGGACCTGCGCCAGAGCAACTTTCTGGATGAGATCAATGAAGCGCTGTCAGATCTCACCGCCCAGAACATTCGCCCCATGCTCCTGTTTCTGGAATGCAACGTGCAGGAACTGCTGCGGCGCTATGCCACCACGCGCCGCCCCCACCCTCTTGAACGCGAGGGCATGGGGCTTGAAACAGCGCTGCTTTCCGAGCGCAACAGCCTGCGCCCTTTACGGGAAATGGCTGACCTTGTTGTAGACACTTCCCGCTTCTCCATTCATGATCTGCGCCGGGCCATTCAAAAGCGCTGGAGCGACAGCAAAAGCAAGCTGCGGGCCATCAAGGTCAACATCATCTCCTTTGGCTTCAAATATGGCGTCCCGCGTGAGGCCGACTTCGTGTTTGACCTGCGCTTTCTCAGCAATCCATACTTTGTTGAAGAACTGCGCCCTCTGAGCGGCAAAGACAAGGCCGTGGCGCAATATGTTTTTGACAAGCCCAATGCACGCGAATTTCGGGCAAAACTTATGGACCTGCTGCTGTTCATGCTGCCGCTTATGGAAGCTGAAGGCCGCTACCGCGTCACCATTGCCGTTGGCTGCACCGGCGGCCGCCACCGCTCCGTGGCCATGGCCGAAGAAATCACGCAGGCCCTGAAGCAGGCAGACTACCCCACGACCCTGGAACACCGACATCTTGAACTTGGCTAG
- a CDS encoding PTS sugar transporter subunit IIA → MTEESKKTQVGIIIVSHADYGSAMLRTAEFILGPQSDCSSISVDVAHEVSETVRRLTDAAQRLDKGAGVIILTDMFGGTPTNLALALLATHKVEVVTGANLPMLLKVFSSREKSLEELAQLAGEAGSKGIVVAGNMLRNKARAKNDG, encoded by the coding sequence ATGACGGAAGAAAGCAAGAAGACACAGGTAGGGATTATTATTGTCTCGCATGCCGACTATGGTTCGGCCATGCTGCGCACGGCCGAATTCATCCTTGGCCCGCAAAGCGACTGTAGCTCCATCAGTGTGGACGTTGCCCATGAAGTTTCTGAAACGGTACGCCGCCTTACCGATGCCGCGCAACGGCTGGACAAGGGCGCGGGGGTCATTATTCTTACCGATATGTTTGGCGGCACGCCCACAAACCTCGCCCTCGCGCTGCTGGCCACCCACAAGGTGGAAGTGGTGACGGGCGCAAATCTGCCCATGCTGCTCAAGGTTTTTTCCTCGCGTGAAAAAAGCCTGGAAGAGCTGGCCCAGCTTGCCGGTGAGGCTGGCTCCAAAGGCATCGTTGTCGCAGGAAATATGCTGCGCAATAAAGCACGGGCCAAAAACGACGGCTAA
- a CDS encoding PTS sugar transporter subunit IIB yields MWFRVDNRLVHGQVIEAWLPYTGAKHLIVANDELAADSLRQQIIELAVPQRILTHFIPVHDLAITLDACGEDCFVLFGNCQDARRASNAGIIMETLNIGNLHYGPEKMQILPHVALSAEDREDLRSIQQHLVLLDFRSVPTETVRGPHEQLI; encoded by the coding sequence ATGTGGTTTCGTGTGGATAATCGCCTGGTGCATGGCCAAGTCATTGAAGCGTGGTTGCCCTATACGGGCGCCAAGCATCTGATTGTCGCCAATGATGAACTGGCGGCAGACTCATTGCGTCAGCAGATAATCGAGCTCGCCGTGCCACAGCGCATCCTCACGCACTTCATCCCTGTACACGACCTGGCCATAACGCTGGACGCGTGTGGCGAAGACTGTTTTGTGCTCTTTGGCAATTGCCAGGACGCGCGTCGCGCGAGCAATGCGGGCATCATTATGGAAACTCTCAATATCGGCAACCTGCATTACGGCCCTGAAAAAATGCAAATCCTTCCTCATGTGGCGCTATCCGCCGAAGACAGGGAAGACCTGCGTTCCATCCAGCAGCATCTGGTGCTTCTTGATTTTCGCAGCGTCCCCACAGAAACCGTAAGGGGTCCCCATGAGCAGCTTATATGA
- a CDS encoding manganese-dependent inorganic pyrophosphatase, protein MSALVLGHMNPDTDSIVSAIVAADLYSKRGMDVTPVAQGAPTPETEFVLKKFGIAAPQVVADVAGKDVYLVDYSDLAQAPKGMDSATVLGIVDHHKLGDVTTSSPLEAWIWPVGCTNTVLKNMYDFYGIAIPKNLAGAMLCAILSDTVIFKSPTCTPADKKAVEELAKIAGVSDVVALGMEMFKVKSAVDGTPMKDLVFRDYKDFDMNGNKVGIGQLEVVDLSILEPVKAGLQAEIEKVKAEGRHSVFLLLTDIMKEGSEMLIVSDDPSVVEKAFGVKAEGSTVWLPGVMSRKKQVVPNFEKAFK, encoded by the coding sequence ATGTCTGCATTAGTTCTTGGTCACATGAATCCTGATACCGATAGCATTGTTTCCGCCATTGTCGCCGCTGACCTGTACAGCAAGCGCGGTATGGACGTCACCCCGGTTGCCCAGGGCGCGCCCACTCCCGAAACCGAATTTGTTCTGAAGAAGTTCGGCATTGCTGCTCCTCAGGTTGTCGCCGACGTGGCTGGCAAGGATGTCTATCTGGTTGACTACTCCGATCTGGCCCAGGCCCCCAAGGGCATGGATTCCGCCACTGTGCTCGGCATAGTCGACCACCACAAGCTTGGTGACGTGACCACTTCTTCGCCGCTGGAAGCCTGGATCTGGCCCGTGGGCTGCACCAACACTGTTCTCAAGAACATGTATGACTTCTACGGCATCGCGATTCCCAAGAACCTTGCTGGCGCGATGCTGTGCGCCATCCTGTCCGACACGGTTATCTTCAAGTCCCCCACCTGTACCCCTGCTGATAAAAAGGCCGTTGAAGAACTGGCCAAGATCGCGGGCGTGAGCGATGTGGTGGCTCTGGGCATGGAAATGTTCAAGGTCAAGAGCGCCGTTGACGGTACCCCCATGAAAGACCTTGTCTTCCGTGACTACAAAGATTTCGACATGAACGGCAACAAGGTTGGCATTGGCCAGCTTGAAGTGGTTGACCTCTCCATCCTCGAGCCTGTGAAGGCTGGTCTGCAGGCCGAAATTGAAAAGGTCAAGGCTGAAGGCCGCCACAGCGTCTTCCTGCTGCTGACCGACATCATGAAAGAAGGCTCGGAAATGCTCATCGTTTCCGATGATCCCTCAGTGGTGGAAAAAGCTTTCGGCGTCAAGGCCGAAGGTTCCACCGTGTGGCTGCCCGGCGTCATGAGCCGCAAAAAGCAGGTTGTGCCCAACTTTGAAAAGGCTTTCAAGTAA
- a CDS encoding tyrosine recombinase XerC → MPGVDAVGKDVSGVDAGGANAAAVDRSPLFIQAFLTWMAVQKGASEATQKAYAVDLGQLAEFLRSQGVSLGQPQTVTRRHIQSFLAWLFRKGDAKSSMARKLAAARSFFRFQQRGGRVTENVAALVRNPRQEKRHPRTLNVDETFALLDSTKGPAGGSGPVSGSAEEERILCRDLALAELLYGSGLRISEALGLDVDDVQLTSRVLRVMGKGSKERLSPLSDTSHESLKRWLEERPLLALPEEPALFVGTRGARLNRREAARIVERLCQRAGLTFTVSPHSLRHSFATHLLEAGADMRSVQELLGHQRLTTTQRYTQVSLESLMQTYDHAHPRALKK, encoded by the coding sequence ATGCCAGGTGTGGATGCGGTTGGCAAGGATGTGTCTGGCGTGGATGCAGGTGGGGCAAACGCCGCTGCGGTTGACCGCAGCCCACTTTTTATCCAGGCATTTCTGACCTGGATGGCTGTGCAAAAAGGGGCCTCCGAGGCGACGCAAAAAGCCTACGCGGTTGACCTTGGACAACTGGCGGAGTTTTTGCGCAGCCAGGGGGTGAGCCTCGGGCAGCCACAAACCGTGACGCGCCGCCATATCCAGTCTTTTCTGGCCTGGCTGTTTCGTAAAGGGGACGCCAAAAGTTCCATGGCGCGCAAACTGGCGGCAGCGCGATCTTTCTTTCGGTTTCAGCAACGGGGTGGTAGAGTCACGGAAAACGTGGCCGCCCTGGTGCGTAATCCTCGCCAGGAAAAACGTCACCCACGCACGCTCAATGTGGATGAAACCTTTGCCCTGCTGGACAGCACCAAGGGACCGGCTGGCGGCAGCGGGCCTGTTTCCGGAAGTGCGGAGGAAGAGCGGATTCTTTGCCGCGATCTGGCTCTGGCTGAACTGCTGTACGGCTCAGGGTTGCGCATATCCGAAGCTCTGGGGCTGGATGTGGACGACGTGCAGCTCACTTCGCGCGTGTTGCGTGTTATGGGCAAGGGCTCAAAGGAAAGGCTTTCGCCTCTTTCGGACACGTCACACGAAAGTCTGAAGCGCTGGCTTGAAGAGCGCCCACTGCTGGCGCTGCCCGAAGAACCGGCATTGTTTGTGGGCACACGGGGGGCCCGTCTCAACAGGAGGGAGGCCGCGCGCATTGTGGAACGTCTGTGCCAGCGTGCGGGACTGACGTTTACCGTGTCGCCGCACAGTTTGCGTCACTCCTTTGCCACCCATCTGCTGGAAGCTGGGGCAGACATGCGCAGTGTTCAGGAATTGCTTGGGCATCAGCGCCTTACGACAACGCAGCGTTATACGCAGGTGAGTCTGGAAAGCTTGATGCAGACCTATGACCATGCGCACCCAAGGGCCTTAAAAAAATAA
- the dprA gene encoding DNA-processing protein DprA, with product MSRGLSWAEMGEEARTEYWASLALRHCTGLGARSCARLLRTFGSAYAAVQSRQRWREAGLTQKQAAEMATGSWRVTARQEWDSVRGIDAAILLWTDPQYPAPLRQLPDAPVLLYCQGDISLLQAPAFAIVGSRRSTEHGRTVAAHMARCLSSCGVTIVSGMALGIDRVAHEAALARIGRSIGVLGTGIDVIYPRGNRGVFDAMREHGLLISEFMPGALPLPEHFPVRNRIISGLALGVLVVEAASRSGSLITARLALEQNREVYAVPGPALDSHCLGCQDLVRQGARPVFSAEDVLRDLADQLRPYGISQASLSEEEKSVQDQDDGADQAVIKGEAATDSRRVRADACTQKDEAVKADDQSSQREMPSLDAAEQLAPSERRALLLDCLRQKGPMQADDLACTLAMPVSEMNAMLVGLEMLGQVRRLPGARYEAGV from the coding sequence ATGTCCCGAGGGCTATCCTGGGCCGAGATGGGTGAAGAGGCCCGTACCGAATACTGGGCCAGCCTGGCTCTGCGGCACTGCACAGGGCTTGGGGCCCGCTCATGCGCGCGGCTTTTGCGTACGTTCGGTTCAGCCTACGCTGCGGTGCAGTCCCGACAGCGCTGGCGCGAGGCAGGGCTTACCCAGAAACAGGCGGCCGAAATGGCCACCGGCTCATGGCGCGTCACGGCCCGGCAGGAGTGGGACAGCGTGCGCGGCATTGACGCCGCTATCCTGTTATGGACAGACCCCCAATACCCGGCCCCGTTGCGGCAACTGCCGGACGCCCCCGTATTGCTGTACTGCCAGGGAGACATATCGCTCTTGCAGGCTCCGGCCTTTGCCATCGTGGGCTCGCGTCGATCCACGGAACACGGCAGAACGGTGGCGGCCCATATGGCCCGGTGTCTGTCGTCCTGCGGGGTGACCATTGTATCGGGTATGGCATTGGGCATTGACCGGGTGGCCCATGAGGCAGCCCTGGCCCGCATCGGACGCAGCATAGGCGTGCTCGGCACAGGCATCGACGTCATATACCCAAGGGGAAACAGGGGCGTTTTTGACGCCATGCGGGAGCATGGCCTGCTGATCTCGGAATTTATGCCAGGGGCGCTGCCCCTGCCCGAACATTTCCCTGTGCGCAACCGGATTATCAGCGGCCTTGCCCTTGGCGTTCTGGTGGTGGAAGCCGCCAGCCGTTCTGGCAGCCTCATTACAGCCCGTCTGGCCCTGGAGCAAAACCGTGAGGTTTACGCCGTGCCCGGCCCGGCACTGGATTCACACTGTCTGGGGTGTCAGGATCTGGTGCGGCAGGGCGCGCGCCCTGTGTTCAGCGCCGAGGATGTGTTGCGCGATCTGGCGGACCAGTTGCGGCCGTATGGCATCAGTCAGGCAAGCCTGAGTGAAGAGGAAAAATCCGTGCAGGATCAGGATGATGGCGCTGACCAAGCCGTGATCAAGGGAGAGGCCGCCACGGACAGCAGACGCGTGCGCGCCGACGCATGTACACAAAAGGACGAAGCCGTAAAGGCTGACGACCAGTCTTCGCAGCGGGAAATGCCGTCACTGGACGCCGCCGAACAGCTTGCGCCCTCAGAGCGCAGGGCGCTTCTGTTGGACTGCCTGCGCCAGAAAGGCCCCATGCAGGCCGACGATTTGGCCTGCACCCTTGCCATGCCAGTGTCCGAGATGAATGCCATGCTTGTGGGGCTTGAGATGCTCGGGCAGGTGCGCAGACTGCCGGGGGCCCGGTATGAGGCCGGAGTATGA